One Cohnella candidum genomic region harbors:
- a CDS encoding Flp1 family type IVb pilin codes for MAWLLRACGHHVRRFRREEAGIGTLEIVLIAAVLILVAILFKDWILQFIRDLMGSAEDKAGTIFD; via the coding sequence ATGGCTTGGTTGTTACGCGCTTGTGGGCACCACGTTCGAAGGTTTAGGCGGGAAGAAGCCGGGATCGGGACGCTTGAGATCGTGCTGATCGCCGCCGTGTTGATTTTAGTCGCCATTTTGTTCAAGGATTGGATCCTGCAATTTATCCGGGATTTGATGGGGTCGGCGGAGGACAAGGCCGGCACGATATTCGATTAA
- a CDS encoding type II secretion system F family protein, whose amino-acid sequence MWSGIVFGLLSALYGGLILWSSGWRVPRRLPTGQEWAVPFREALRRSGSFERLQPMLQNHRLRIAALEGGCTAERLLRWVAESAAIAYAACSAAWALASVAGNPALGGVGSLVGVCIPMLRARDLNRQTENRKRGMLMELPVLLSRLLVLVHAGEPVRQALARCLERRPSGGHPLYGELQAAVAAMDRGESMGLALEEFGRRCAIPEAKLFAAVLLMNAKRGGESLVPALRDLTRQTWEKRKAAARTLGEQASTRLAFPLAVIFLLIIVLVGAPAIFVM is encoded by the coding sequence ATGTGGAGCGGGATCGTATTCGGGCTGCTCTCCGCGCTCTACGGCGGTCTTATCCTTTGGTCCTCCGGTTGGCGGGTGCCGCGCCGCCTGCCGACCGGGCAAGAATGGGCCGTGCCGTTTCGAGAGGCGTTGAGGCGAAGCGGGTCGTTCGAACGCTTGCAGCCGATGCTGCAGAACCACCGCTTGCGAATCGCCGCGCTGGAAGGCGGATGTACGGCGGAGCGGCTTCTCCGGTGGGTTGCGGAAAGCGCCGCGATCGCCTATGCCGCTTGCTCGGCCGCTTGGGCATTGGCGTCGGTCGCCGGCAATCCGGCGCTCGGCGGGGTCGGGTCTCTGGTCGGAGTTTGCATTCCGATGCTTCGGGCGCGCGACTTGAACCGTCAGACGGAAAATCGCAAACGCGGCATGCTGATGGAACTCCCGGTGCTGCTTAGCCGGCTTCTCGTACTTGTGCACGCGGGGGAGCCCGTAAGGCAGGCGCTGGCGCGGTGTTTGGAGCGCCGGCCGTCCGGCGGTCATCCGCTGTACGGCGAGCTTCAAGCCGCGGTCGCGGCGATGGATCGAGGGGAAAGCATGGGCCTGGCGTTGGAGGAGTTCGGCAGGCGCTGCGCCATTCCGGAGGCAAAGCTTTTCGCCGCGGTGCTGCTGATGAACGCCAAACGGGGAGGAGAATCGCTCGTGCCCGCGCTTCGCGACCTTACCCGGCAAACGTGGGAGAAACGCAAAGCGGCGGCCCGCACGCTGGGTGAGCAGGCGTCGACCAGGCTGGCGTTTCCTTTGGCGGTGATCTTTCTGTTGATCATCGTTTTGGTCGGCGCGCCCGCGATTTTCGTGATGTAA
- a CDS encoding type II secretion system F family protein translates to MIDYARYELSKGQRAGAAVAGCLFCFAAAWMLCRQPVVSVLAAPVGLGYPRLLRKRLQAGRKLKLRLQFKEMLQALSSLLAAGRSVENAFLGLENDLSILIADARSDLLRELRAISVRLHNGEPLEPMLRDFAGRSDSEEIRHFSEAFTVSKRAGGDLIEIVRGTSQLIAEKLDVELEISVLMSQKRFESRIMMTMPFAFIGFLGFFAPEYMEPLRHGVGWLLLSVCLGLLGLCCWWMVRIMSIEV, encoded by the coding sequence ATGATCGATTACGCCCGTTATGAGCTCAGTAAAGGGCAGCGTGCGGGAGCCGCGGTTGCGGGCTGCCTCTTCTGCTTCGCAGCGGCATGGATGCTATGCCGGCAACCCGTCGTGTCGGTTCTGGCTGCTCCTGTCGGCCTGGGCTATCCGCGATTGTTGCGCAAACGGCTGCAAGCCGGGCGCAAGCTCAAGCTGCGCCTTCAGTTCAAGGAGATGCTTCAAGCGCTCTCTTCGCTGCTCGCGGCCGGCCGGTCGGTCGAGAACGCTTTTCTCGGCCTGGAGAACGATCTGTCGATCCTGATCGCCGATGCCCGTTCCGACTTGCTCCGCGAGCTTCGCGCCATTTCGGTCCGGCTTCATAACGGAGAGCCTCTGGAGCCGATGCTTCGGGATTTCGCCGGGAGGTCCGATTCGGAGGAAATCCGCCATTTTTCCGAAGCGTTCACGGTTTCCAAACGGGCGGGCGGCGACTTGATCGAAATCGTCCGCGGCACTTCGCAGCTCATCGCCGAGAAATTGGACGTGGAGTTGGAAATATCGGTGCTGATGTCCCAGAAGAGATTCGAGTCCCGGATCATGATGACCATGCCGTTCGCTTTCATCGGATTCCTCGGTTTTTTCGCGCCGGAGTACATGGAGCCGCTTCGCCACGGCGTCGGGTGGCTGTTGCTGTCCGTCTGTCTGGGATTGTTGGGACTTTGCTGCTGGTGGATGGTCAGGATCATGAGCATCGAGGTGTAG
- a CDS encoding CpaF family protein, which yields MEVWSLPPDELNVVRDAVRSRLAWDAAVTDGELKKLIETELFRRETARRWTAAQRKAAVERLFHSFRGLDALQPLLDDPAVTEIMINRHDEIYVERGGELSYSGISFESPDRLEDLIQSVVGRVNRMVNEASPIVDARLPDGSRVHVVLPPVALKGPCVTIRRFPDRPLGMRDLLAAGALTEEAAAMLQTLVAAKYNLFVSGGTGSGKTTFLNALSEAIPAGERIITIEDAAELRLKGASHLVSLETRNANSEGKGRITTAELIRASLRMRPNRIIVGEVRGAEALDMLQAMNTGHDGSLSTGHANSPKDMISRLETMVLSGADLPIQAVRKQIASALDVIVHLSRFRDGSRRVTDICEVESSLTEGDVALRPLFRFEEEGERSGRVIGRLKKAGELADTRKLVFAGIREAAE from the coding sequence GTGGAAGTCTGGAGCCTGCCGCCCGATGAGCTGAACGTCGTCCGGGACGCGGTGCGCTCCCGGCTGGCGTGGGACGCCGCCGTAACGGACGGCGAATTGAAGAAGTTGATCGAGACGGAGTTGTTCCGCAGAGAGACGGCCCGGAGGTGGACCGCGGCGCAGCGCAAAGCCGCGGTGGAACGGCTGTTCCACTCTTTCCGCGGCTTGGACGCCTTGCAGCCGCTGCTTGACGATCCTGCCGTAACGGAGATCATGATCAACCGGCATGACGAGATTTACGTCGAGCGCGGGGGCGAACTGAGCTACTCCGGAATTTCCTTCGAGTCGCCCGATCGGCTGGAGGATTTGATCCAAAGCGTCGTCGGCCGCGTGAACCGCATGGTGAACGAAGCCTCGCCCATCGTGGACGCCCGGCTGCCGGACGGTTCCCGGGTGCACGTCGTGCTCCCTCCGGTGGCGCTCAAAGGTCCTTGCGTCACCATCCGGAGATTTCCGGACCGGCCGCTCGGCATGCGGGATCTTCTTGCCGCCGGCGCATTGACCGAAGAGGCGGCTGCCATGCTTCAGACTTTGGTGGCGGCCAAGTACAACTTGTTCGTCAGCGGCGGCACGGGTTCGGGGAAGACGACCTTCCTGAACGCGTTATCGGAAGCGATTCCCGCCGGCGAGCGGATCATCACGATCGAGGATGCCGCGGAGCTGCGGCTGAAAGGCGCATCGCATTTGGTGTCGCTCGAGACGCGCAACGCGAACAGCGAAGGAAAAGGAAGGATCACGACGGCCGAGTTGATCCGGGCGTCGTTAAGGATGCGGCCAAACCGGATTATCGTCGGCGAAGTAAGGGGAGCGGAAGCGTTGGATATGCTGCAGGCCATGAACACGGGCCATGACGGGAGCTTGAGCACCGGCCATGCGAACAGTCCGAAGGACATGATTTCCCGTTTGGAGACGATGGTGTTGAGCGGCGCCGATCTGCCGATCCAGGCGGTGAGAAAGCAAATCGCTTCCGCTTTGGACGTGATCGTGCATCTGAGCCGGTTCCGTGACGGCAGCCGGAGGGTGACGGACATTTGCGAGGTGGAGTCGTCCCTGACGGAGGGAGACGTGGCGCTGCGGCCTCTGTTCCGATTCGAGGAAGAAGGAGAACGAAGCGGCCGGGTCATCGGAAGGCTGAAGAAGGCCGGGGAGCTGGCGGATACCCGCAAGCTCGTATTCGCGGGGATCCGGGAGGCGGCGGAATGA
- a CDS encoding alpha/beta hydrolase: MAFFQCDFYSNVLGMAMTMNVILPAAPAGTRYPTLYLLHGLSDDHSIWQRRTSIERYADEYGIAVVMPNGHRSFYTDMKQGHRYWSYISEEVPALAKSWFPLSEERDRTFAAGLSMGGYGAFKLALRRPDVFSHGASLSGALDMANRWTDDDFFPDAEYRRIFGGREELQGSDDDLFTVAEKLAASGDAKPRLFQSCGTEDFLFDMNERFRDHANALGFDLTYEEAPGGHEWGYWDTHIQRVLEWLPIEKR; the protein is encoded by the coding sequence ATGGCGTTTTTCCAATGCGATTTTTATTCGAACGTACTCGGGATGGCGATGACGATGAACGTCATATTGCCGGCCGCGCCCGCGGGAACCCGGTATCCCACGCTTTATTTGCTGCACGGGTTGTCCGACGACCATTCGATTTGGCAGCGCAGAACCTCGATTGAACGGTACGCGGACGAGTATGGAATCGCGGTCGTGATGCCGAACGGCCACCGGAGCTTCTACACCGATATGAAGCAGGGGCACCGGTATTGGAGTTACATCAGCGAGGAAGTGCCCGCTTTGGCGAAATCGTGGTTCCCGTTATCCGAGGAGCGCGACCGTACGTTCGCGGCGGGTTTGTCGATGGGCGGATACGGCGCTTTTAAGCTGGCGCTTCGGCGTCCGGACGTGTTTTCCCACGGAGCCAGCCTGTCGGGCGCTCTGGACATGGCCAACCGCTGGACGGATGACGATTTCTTTCCGGATGCGGAGTATCGGCGCATTTTCGGCGGCCGCGAGGAGCTGCAAGGAAGCGATGACGATCTCTTCACGGTGGCGGAGAAGCTGGCGGCGTCCGGGGATGCGAAACCCCGTTTATTCCAAAGCTGCGGGACCGAGGATTTCCTCTTCGACATGAACGAGAGGTTCCGGGACCATGCAAACGCGCTCGGATTCGATCTGACGTACGAGGAAGCGCCGGGCGGGCACGAGTGGGGTTATTGGGACACGCACATCCAGCGCGTGCTGGAATGGCTGCCGATCGAGAAAAGGTAA
- a CDS encoding beta-mannosidase, whose translation MVDRKLVLNNWRFRAADETSWQPAQVPGCVHTDLLRNGKIEDPFYGTNEKDLQWIDRKDWVYETEFDVPENVLSQSMRELVFEGLDTYAEVYLNDQHLLSTDNMFRTYRAEVHHLLRASGNKLSITFRSPIQEGLAKLEAYGYGLPATNDDSVTGGLGDTKVSVFSRKAPYHFGWDWGPRFVTSGIWRDAALCGWSGYRIRDLFIRQEEVSEASARFTAVLEIEAEAAGTVRLNVFAEGFEQAKEVKLAAGVQTVEMAGEIRDPKLWWCRGYGEPSLYDFKAALTVNGQTIDERAVRTGLRSIRLVRNPDTHGTSFYFEVNGVPVFAKGANHIPNDSFVTEVTYERYRHEVASAAESNYNMLRVWGGGIYEHDMFYELCDEYGILVWQDFMFACSMYPGDEAFLANVKREAEDNMRRLRKHPCIALWCGNNEIDGAWSHYNEEGGWGWKKLYTAEQRERIWADYEAVFHDVLPEVVERMAPGADYWPSSPMQALTGDIDQHATKSSAHGDIHFWAVWHESEPFENYNHNIGRFMSEYGFQSFPEYKSVRAYARDEDMELESEVMLHHQKHKSGNQLIREYSGMYLKEPKDFVSFLYMSQVLQAEAMKMAIESHRRRKGFCMGTLYWQINDCWPVASWSSMDYLGRWKAVQYFARKSFKEVLLSIAETEGEVAFHVVSDLLRPVQGTLIVRLLDFEGRVLKEQAVPVTVESNAAAVVFSLQSAEWLEGHPSDGVVLAAELAEDAGDSLDTTEHYFVPSKLLALEAPAITATEVEGSGGATFVLTTDRLAKQVYLEADVDGIFSDNFFDLVPGIPKTVTFRRRDDGAIPFVQGTPGRLTVRSMADFAKS comes from the coding sequence ATGGTCGATCGCAAACTGGTGTTGAATAACTGGCGCTTCCGGGCGGCCGACGAAACAAGCTGGCAACCGGCTCAGGTGCCCGGCTGCGTGCATACGGATTTGCTGCGCAACGGCAAGATCGAGGATCCTTTTTACGGAACGAACGAAAAGGACCTGCAGTGGATCGACAGGAAAGATTGGGTATACGAAACCGAATTCGACGTTCCGGAGAACGTGCTGTCGCAATCGATGCGGGAGCTGGTATTCGAAGGCTTGGACACCTATGCCGAAGTTTATTTGAACGATCAGCACCTGCTTTCGACCGACAACATGTTCCGCACGTACCGCGCGGAAGTCCATCACCTTCTCCGTGCCTCGGGCAACAAGCTGAGCATTACTTTCCGATCCCCGATCCAGGAAGGCCTGGCGAAGCTCGAAGCCTACGGTTACGGACTGCCGGCGACCAACGACGATTCCGTGACCGGAGGACTCGGGGACACCAAGGTGAGCGTGTTCTCGCGTAAAGCGCCTTATCATTTCGGCTGGGATTGGGGCCCTCGCTTCGTCACCAGCGGGATTTGGAGAGATGCCGCACTGTGCGGCTGGTCCGGATACCGGATCCGCGACCTGTTCATCCGACAAGAAGAAGTCTCGGAAGCCTCGGCTCGGTTCACCGCGGTGCTTGAGATTGAAGCGGAAGCCGCCGGAACGGTACGGTTGAACGTATTCGCGGAAGGCTTCGAACAAGCAAAAGAAGTAAAGCTGGCAGCCGGCGTTCAAACGGTGGAAATGGCGGGCGAGATCCGCGATCCGAAACTGTGGTGGTGCAGAGGGTACGGCGAACCGAGCCTGTACGATTTCAAAGCGGCCCTCACCGTGAACGGCCAAACGATCGACGAAAGAGCCGTCCGTACGGGCCTTCGCTCCATCCGTCTCGTCCGCAATCCGGATACGCACGGAACTTCGTTTTATTTCGAAGTGAACGGCGTTCCGGTATTCGCCAAAGGCGCGAACCATATCCCGAACGACAGCTTCGTGACCGAAGTGACCTATGAGCGCTACCGCCATGAAGTCGCGAGCGCCGCGGAGTCCAATTACAATATGTTGCGCGTATGGGGCGGCGGCATCTACGAGCATGACATGTTCTATGAGCTGTGCGACGAGTACGGCATTCTCGTTTGGCAGGATTTCATGTTCGCGTGCAGCATGTATCCCGGCGACGAAGCATTTCTCGCAAACGTGAAACGGGAAGCGGAAGACAATATGCGCCGGCTCCGGAAACATCCGTGCATCGCGCTGTGGTGCGGAAACAACGAGATCGACGGCGCATGGTCCCACTACAACGAAGAGGGCGGCTGGGGCTGGAAAAAGCTGTACACGGCCGAGCAGCGCGAGCGCATTTGGGCGGATTACGAAGCCGTGTTCCATGACGTCCTCCCGGAAGTCGTGGAACGAATGGCACCCGGCGCCGACTACTGGCCGTCTTCGCCGATGCAGGCGCTTACGGGGGACATCGACCAGCACGCGACGAAATCGTCCGCGCACGGCGACATCCATTTTTGGGCGGTTTGGCATGAGTCCGAGCCTTTCGAAAATTACAACCATAACATCGGCCGCTTCATGAGCGAGTACGGCTTCCAGTCGTTCCCGGAATACAAGTCGGTCCGCGCGTACGCCCGCGACGAGGACATGGAACTGGAATCCGAAGTGATGCTGCATCATCAAAAACACAAAAGCGGCAACCAGCTGATCCGCGAGTATTCCGGCATGTACCTGAAGGAGCCGAAGGATTTCGTGTCCTTCCTCTACATGAGCCAAGTGCTCCAGGCCGAAGCGATGAAAATGGCCATCGAAAGCCATCGCCGCCGCAAAGGCTTCTGCATGGGCACGCTGTATTGGCAGATCAACGACTGTTGGCCGGTTGCCTCTTGGTCCAGCATGGACTACCTGGGCCGCTGGAAAGCCGTTCAATATTTTGCCCGGAAAAGCTTTAAAGAAGTGCTGCTGTCCATCGCGGAGACGGAAGGGGAGGTAGCGTTCCATGTGGTTTCGGATCTGCTTCGTCCCGTTCAGGGCACCCTCATCGTCCGGCTGCTGGATTTCGAAGGCCGTGTGCTGAAAGAGCAAGCGGTGCCGGTAACCGTCGAGTCCAACGCGGCTGCCGTCGTTTTCTCGTTGCAGAGCGCGGAGTGGCTGGAAGGCCATCCGTCGGACGGGGTCGTGCTGGCGGCCGAATTGGCGGAAGACGCCGGAGATTCACTGGATACGACGGAGCACTATTTCGTTCCTTCCAAGCTGCTCGCGCTCGAAGCGCCGGCCATCACGGCAACGGAAGTCGAAGGCAGCGGAGGAGCGACGTTCGTGCTGACAACGGACCGGCTGGCCAAGCAGGTGTATCTGGAAGCGGACGTCGACGGCATTTTCAGCGACAACTTCTTCGATCTCGTGCCGGGCATTCCGAAAACGGTGACGTTCCGCAGACGCGACGACGGCGCGATTCCTTTCGTACAAGGAACGCCGGGCCGTCTGACGGTGAGGTCGATGGCCGATTTCGCCAAAAGCTGA